In the genome of Desulfobulbaceae bacterium DB1, one region contains:
- a CDS encoding radical SAM protein: MSGASAFQVSELFYSIQGESTYAGYPCAFIRLAGCNLRCSYCDARYTYEEEARPTTRAELLDFTRLHPAALVQITGGEPLLQEGVYPLMAELVRQQRLVLLETNGSVAMSRVPAGVVKVMDLKCPGSGMAEAMNHDNFSLLTPADEVKCVLGSRSDYDWAVATIRRYFPGVNDPGALKLRPKILFSPITDKLSAAELAQWLLDDGLLIRLQTQLHKSLWPLATRGC, translated from the coding sequence ATGTCCGGCGCCTCCGCGTTCCAGGTCTCCGAACTCTTTTACTCCATTCAGGGGGAGTCGACTTATGCCGGCTACCCTTGTGCCTTTATCCGTCTGGCGGGCTGCAACCTGCGCTGCAGCTATTGCGATGCCCGTTACACCTACGAGGAAGAAGCCCGGCCGACAACCCGGGCCGAACTGCTTGACTTCACCCGGCTCCATCCCGCCGCGCTGGTGCAGATCACCGGCGGAGAGCCCTTGCTGCAGGAAGGAGTCTATCCCCTGATGGCCGAACTTGTCCGGCAACAACGACTTGTGCTGCTGGAAACCAACGGCAGCGTCGCCATGAGCCGGGTACCGGCCGGGGTGGTGAAAGTCATGGACCTGAAATGCCCCGGCAGCGGCATGGCCGAGGCAATGAATCACGACAACTTCTCCCTGCTGACACCGGCGGACGAGGTGAAATGCGTCCTCGGCTCGCGCAGCGATTATGACTGGGCAGTAGCGACAATCCGCCGTTATTTTCCCGGCGTCAACGACCCCGGAGCACTCAAGCTGCGGCCCAAGATCCTGTTTTCTCCGATAACGGACAAACTTTCCGCGGCAGAGCTCGCCCAATGGCTGCTTGACGACGGTTTGCTCATCCGGCTGCAGACCCAATTGCACAAATCATTGTGGCCCTTGGCAACGAGAGGCTGCTGA
- a CDS encoding 6-carboxytetrahydropterin synthase QueD, producing MFDVFIKTHFSAGHHLRNYPGNCEKPHGHNWHVQVTVRAEKLDELGMGIDFRTVKEAVKTIMDDLDHRDLNEHAAFLDKNPSSENIAAYIFAKLKNDLSSNRYHLHSVMVGETDSTGVIYRESNAD from the coding sequence ATGTTTGATGTTTTTATAAAAACCCATTTTTCCGCGGGCCACCACCTGCGCAATTATCCCGGCAACTGCGAAAAACCGCACGGCCATAACTGGCACGTGCAGGTGACCGTGCGGGCGGAAAAACTCGATGAACTGGGCATGGGCATTGATTTCCGCACCGTCAAGGAAGCGGTGAAAACCATAATGGACGACCTCGATCACCGGGACCTCAATGAGCATGCCGCCTTCCTGGACAAGAATCCCTCCTCGGAAAACATCGCCGCCTACATTTTCGCCAAACTGAAAAACGATCTTTCCTCGAACCGTTACCATCTCCATTCGGTCATGGTCGGAGAAACGGACAGCACCGGCGTCATTTACCGCGAAAGCAACGCGGACTGA